The following proteins are encoded in a genomic region of Hippocampus zosterae strain Florida chromosome 2, ASM2543408v3, whole genome shotgun sequence:
- the LOC127595449 gene encoding G-protein coupled bile acid receptor 1-like, which translates to MDCGEPSALLNREHLIYAITVPLSASIILANLVIILGIMCNRQLHNTPNYFFLSLLVADLCTGVALPFIPLMGLNRELSFGSCLVAHIFPNFLFLAFLLNLVMVHYERYICIAEPLHYSNLWMHRSFPLALLLVWAPPLLYASLPAFGWNNWTGPDWNGCCARGQKLSRSSNCSTNVTACCSYRRVFPNAFIYLEVYGLVLPAILTIAAMTGRVLWITRGQLKDICRLHRSVERGQPSDREQRLNMRYTRCVVAVSLTFLACWVPYLIYMHVCIAFLISDTKWNSNTLIVLSCTGIGSMAVVPLVLGLANRQYTEPAYKLQQKLRDRLSRKMRTSREPEVRENTNDNLE; encoded by the coding sequence ATGGACTGCGGCGAGCCTAGCGCTCTGCTCAACCGGGAACACCTCATCTACGCCATCACGGTCCCGCTGTCGGCATCTATCATCCTGGCCAACCTGGTCATCATCTTGGGGATCATGTGCAACCGCCAGCTCCACAACACCCCCAACTACTTCTTCCTGAGCCTGTTAGTGGCGGACCTGTGCACGGGCGTGGCTCTGCCTTTCATACCTCTGATGGGACTGAACCGCGAGCTGAGCTTCGGCTCCTGCCTGGTGGCGCACATTTTCCCAAACTTCCTCTTCCTGGCGTTTCTGCTCAACCTTGTGATGGTTCACTACGAGCGTTACATCTGTATCGCGGAACCCTTGCACTACAGCAATTTGTGGATGCACCGAAGTTTTCCCCTGGCTCTGCTGCTAGTATGGGCGCCGCCGCTTCTGTACGCGTCGCTGCCCGCCTTCGGCTGGAACAACTGGACCGGCCCGGACTGGAACGGCTGCTGCGCGCGTGGCCAAAAGTTGAGCCGCTCGTCAAATTGTTCCACCAATGTCACCGCGTGCTGCTCATACAGACGCGTGTTCCCCAACGCCTTCATCTACCTGGAGGTCTACGGTCTCGTCCTGCCTGCCATCCTCACCATTGCCGCCATGACGGGACGCGTGCTGTGGATCACGCGGGGCCAACTGAAGGACATCTGCCGGCTCCATCGCTCGGTGGAGCGCGGCCAGCCATCGGACCGGGAACAGCGGCTGAACATGCGCTACACTCGCTGCGTGGTGGCCGTGTCTCTGACCTTTCTTGCATGCTGGGTTCCTTACCTCATCTACATGCACGTGTGCATTGCCTTCTTGATCAGCGACACCAAATGGAACTCCAACACACTCATCGTACTCTCATGCACCGGTATCGGCAGTATGGCTGTGGTGCCGCTGGTGTTGGGCCTCGCCAACAGGCAGTACACAGAACCGGCGTACAAGCTGCAACAGAAACTTCGAGACAGGTTGAGTCGGAAGATGCGGACTTCAAGAGAGCCTGAAGTGAGGGAAAATACCAATGACAATCTTGAGTAG